A stretch of DNA from Oreochromis aureus strain Israel breed Guangdong linkage group 10, ZZ_aureus, whole genome shotgun sequence:
ttaccttacaatataaagcaccttgagggaactattgttgtcatttggcactatataaatgaaattaaattgaACTTTTAAGGCTTTATATGTATATCATAGAAAATCATCTGGTCCTTAGCAGGTCTTAATCAAGTAAGAAGTTCCATAGGGATTAATATGCAAGGAGAAGCCAAGTGCTTATAATAAAATGCACTTGAATAACTGATGAACTGCAAATAttagcacctctataaaagcagggGTTTTGACAGTTTGCAGGTCTGGGGCAAtcaggtgtgtgtttgcacaatgCCAAGGAGGAAATCAGCAATGATATCTGAGAAAAGGTTGTTGCTGCTCAAAGAGTTTTAAGGTCATTTCCAAGTCATCATCTGAAGTCCATCATTCAAAAGTGAGAAAATGTATTTACAAGTGGGAAACATTCAAGGGAGTTGCTAATCTTCCCAGGCGTGGATGTCCCAGCATATTTACCACAAGCTGCAATGCTTAGATAAACTACAGAGAACCCAAGAACAGCATCTCAGACTCTTTCATGGTAGCACAAGGCATTCATGAGGCACTGCTGTCTGAACATGGGCAAAAAAATTCCATACTCCTCAACCAATTTGAGCCACAGAGAAAATTGTTTAATTttgggttgggtttttttttttttcacaaaagaaGTCCATAAATCTTGTTCAATAAACttaaatgtgaggccatctgtctggtAGCTGAAGCTTGGCAAAAACTATGTCATGCAACAGAACAACGATCCCGAGCACAGCAGAAAACCTACAACAGaatgatggaaaaacaaaagaatcaaggtgcaacaatggtccagtcaaagtccagacatCAAAATCAtagaaatgctgtggtgggactttaagagagctgtgaaaaaacaaatgacttcaaacctcaatgaactaaagaagagtgggccaaaatgcTGTAATCTGCAATACCAGGCATTGGCCAGTGCGCTTGTCTGTTGGCCAGTGCCTGGTATGCCAGattaccagtccagccctgctcaAAACTACAACTGGCAACCTCATGGTGGCAATAGAGGAGAAGCCACCAAAGCTTCCTGAGAATCAAGAAGTACCTGGAAGCTTCGGCGCTCAGGAAGCTTTATCGAGTAGCTGCTGAGATATTTCATTGTCAGCTTAAGTTGGGTGGGGAGTAAACACTCAAAAATACTTTAGCCTATCATGTATTGTAATGACCAATAAACTAAGTAAatgacacagttttaaaataaacaacataGTGAATTTACTACAGGGCATATTTGTCAGTCAAACAAGTGAATTAAGTGAACTCAGTGTGTTTTGAATACATATTTACCAGTTGTTTATGTATTTAAGTCACATTATGTTTAGTTCTTTTCAATCATTTCTGTTCTGACCAGACTAGATTAGGAGCCGGTCTTCTAAAAGCTGCAATGTTTTCTGTCTGCTTGCAGTCAGAGAGATGATCCTGCACCCGTATGAGACGCAGTCGGACAGCTTCTACTTTGTGGACAATAAGCTGGTGATGCACAACAAGGCAGACTACTCGTACAATGGCGGGACGTAGAGGTGGCAAGCTAACAGGAGAGCAAGCGGAGTTATGGACTAAACCCGAGGGGCGATCGAAATACACCGGTGGGGTTAACATCCTGTTGATCCTGCAGTCCCTCTCcctctatctatctctctccctctttctttttccttctgagAGGATGCCGTCAAGAAAAGGCCCACACAGATGTGACACTTATAatctgtgagtgtgtctgtgtgtttgtgtgtgtgtaagcacaTCTGAGTTTATCAAAGCCTAGcaggaagcacacacacacacacacacactgatgcacaCAGCTCAGTGTGGCGTCGCTGTAACAAAGTGTGTTTGTAACATGATAAACTTGCAAGTAAGAAACTTCTTAGGAATTATCAAATGGTTTTTGCTCTCTAGCCACGTCatgaagtgaaaaaagaaattattggTAGAACTTATTTACATGTTAGGGTTTAGAAACACgtctgaaaatgtgtttttaggacttaaaaacagttttttggaAATCTGTTCTCAGATTCagtgagtctgtgtgttttgtatgcgtgtgtgtgtttgtatgtgcgtgtgtcTACCCTTGCTTTTGGTGTCTTTTGTATgattgtctgtgtgtataagtTTGAAGCATGATTCATTTAAATGTCAATAACGTGAACATCTGGTTGGCGAAGTTCAAATAGATTTCCAAAACCTTTTAGTGCATATTCTACAAAGTAGGCAGTAAGtagttattttgtatttataatTCCCTTCCCTGCCCCTTTATTCCTTTTAGTTCTCCAGTTATGTGACCTGTATTAACCTTAAGACGTTTGTGTTTATTGTGTCTGCTCAAAGCACAACATTTTACAACAATCAGGAAACTTATAAAGACGAGCTGAGCTGATATGAAATGTACTTTGTCATCTGTGCAAACTCAACTGTACTTCCAGCCCcatgttttgttgtttaggTGATAAAGAAAACTTCAGAGAAGTGCAAATTATGTGTTTCAAAAGAGACGAAAAGGAAAACTTGGGTTAGCAAATGTTCATTTTCACCCTGAAATGTTCTGCAAAAAAGAAAGGATGAGGAATGTAGCAGCAGTTACTTAAAGAACAGGTCACCCTTAAATCTCGTCCATTCTGTTGTTTCTTCCTGCAGTCGTTCCCGTCATGTCTTGTGTGGTGcgaatattttctctttctcagtttttttttctttagtataTTATTTTCTGTCAAATTGTTTTCATTCAGAGACATTCCAGCAATTTGGACCCGAGTATGGTGATCTAAACACAGGATTGCTCCATACTGTAATATGCTCACTGtgctttttgtctgtttgtgctgaGACACAGCCTGACTCAAGAGCAACTACATAGTTTCctgcatttttttcctcatcacACATTCATCACACACAATTTGATGCACTAGAGATTCATATTAGTTCATGTGACTGATGATTTTAATGGAATGGAAATTACTCAAATGTACCTGCTGAGTGTTCAGATTAACAGAGGAAATTGTGGACATGGATCGATTCAGACTTACACTGCTTTGTTGATTTGGTCCTGCACAACAGACAAAGTATGAAACATTTATAATAGTTGTGAAATGAACAGGAGGGGACTCAGATTTGACTTAATCAGAGATTAAGCCGATTAACTtgaatgttatttaaaaaatgttatacCGATATGTAGAACAGATTTATATATGACTGTGACTCGTGCAAATTATTTTGAACTCGGGAAGTTTTTGACAATACAAATGTTGGTGtgactgaaaaaagtaaaataaaggaCTTTTTGAAATATCACTGTCTTGCCtgcttagtgtgtgtgtgtgtgtgtctgttgggTGAATGAAGGTGACATAAGTGACATTCAAGTAGTGCTTTATTTCTACAAAATAGAAGTGGGTCACAAATCTTGCGCAATTTGGAAAAATACACATTTCTCTGCTGGGATGTTCTGCCTCCACATCTTCAGTTTGTCACATTCtcttgtataaaacaaaaaacatggagAAAACATGGAAAATAACCTCTGCAACCGTTACATCCAGTTCGTAGCCTCTTATCTCTGTTATCCTTCAACCAACCTTTTTATCTGTAATCACTGTGCAGTCTTGGTAACACTTTCCTGTCATTTATTTGTGCGCTTTCTTGGAGTGAATCTCTCAAAGGGAAAGCTTTTAAAAATCCAATTTGATTTAACTAATCCTTCTTTTTGGTGTTAAGAAGGATACAGGATACAGTTAGCAGAAACAGAGGGAAACAGCCTATCTCCATATAAAATGTAAGGGTTAGCCCTCCTACTGGTAAAGCTCACTTATTAATATATTACAGTATATCTAGCTTCTCTacttaatacaaaaaaaagcatgaaaagcaATACATTTATTTCATTGGGTGTTTTTAGCagggtaataaaaaaaatggcttCAGCTGACCAATAAtctgtttaacattttacatttcagatCAGGGGCAGGTAATTCGTTTTTCCAAGGGGGCACAtaagaaactgggactgttgtggagggctgCACAAATAAGCAGATATAAATTCTGCTCACTATTACTTCACTATTACTATTACTGTACCCCgtcacaacagtcccagtttctcataTGACCCCCTTGGGAAAATTAAATGCCCAACCCCACTTTAGATAGCCAAAACAAAGAAGATGTAACATGTAATAAGTAAGCTTTACAGTTGCTGTAAGGTGGATTTTGACATTCTGCTTCTAAATAGGTTTTGCTgagtttctgttttacttttttgtccATAACAtatttgggggctcgtccgggatttgGACCAAAATTTGAACCTGCATTTTCCTCAGCAAGAATTCGGAGCACTTCCACTATAAATtattatatgaaatattatataaATTATTCTAAATCATTTTAAACTATCATTACTAGAAAACTTTCACAGTTGTTATTTATAAATTATAAGATAAGAAGTAAAATTCttgcttaaaaaaacaagtactgacaaaaacacattaacattACAACATTACAACAAATTAAATAtgacaccaaaacaaaaacacagtaatAAGTTAACTGACACCATGAATTAATTTACATATTTGCCTTTTAAAGGTAGGTATGCTGTGGATAATGCATGCATCATCAGTAAATGATAAATAGACTGATAAGATTCAGAGGAAAGTGTATGAGGAAATAACCTTGGTTTAAACACTGTCTTTGGTTCTGTCACTGAAATGACATGAGGAAGTCCTCAAAGAGGGTCTGTATATAAAAGTCTGATAACGCTTAAAGTTTGTTTCAGCTGCAAGTGAAAATCTTTGATTGTTCCTTCTATAACCACATTTCAACTGTcaacttttttcccttttcctttTAAAGGGCCTGAAAACATTCCCAGTATTAGAAATGCTATCCTGCAACAGCAAACTATTGTCTGGATGGAGTGGAGTAAGAAAAGTTTTACCTCACACAATGGATTTCTGAGCTCTTCTCACTGGTGTGAAGTGGGCTGAAAACCCAGTTGGAAAATGTGATATTTTGTTCATTGTCTGCTTGTGTGACAGTAGAAtcaaatttgttttttatagGCTGTAAACAAATTCAGGGTTTGCTAGCTGTAGTGTTGGCCCAATCTGGAAAAGTGTCCAAGTTAAACATGACTTTTCCCCATGTGTTGATGCCTAAATTAATGCACAGGATCCCGATGATGTTGAGCATGAAACCAGCTTTCACCTGAAGGAACAAACAGTAATATTCAGATGATGACAGGGACATGGCTAAAACTTTTATTCAAAATTATATTATGTACGTTTAGATATTTGTCCATCGAATAACACAACTAACCAAGatcttatttgtatttattacagAATGAACATTTCCCTCTTTTTGCACTTtgatatttcattatttttccaCTTAAACCAAAAACCTGatattatttcatattcttGCACATTATAAAATATTAGATTGTCGTTCAATTCAGTGAATGTAATGTTATCGTTTTTCAAGACATAAGACACAATGATGGGATGTAAGGTTTCTTTTCCCTACAATAAAATTAACTTGCTTTTTTACTACTATTACTTAAAGGATAATAAAGGTGAAAAACCATATGTCTCTCACCACAATCTAACACTGAAGCTAACAAGAAAACATAGCTGGTTTATCCCAATCTTTTAACAGATAAACTCATCTGGATAAGTTAAAATGGTAATGCAAATGGTAACGCAAAGTCTGGAAGCACAGAATGGATGAGCTAGAACACAGGGAAGTTGATTTAAACGTCATGATAAAGCTCATTAGTCAATGATTATAAAGGGCAAATTGATTATACTAGCAGCAGATAGTTCTGTTGTAACTTTGAGAAGTGACAAGAAGGACAATTGTATTGCTTTTGTTACTCCAACAAGATCAATGAAAGACAGTCTTATTAGCTCAAATAAACTAAAATTGCAAAGGcagcatgtgtatatatatgtatgtcaATCTTACCATATCTAGGACTTTGAGGTGTCCAAAAGAAAAGGCAATGGCATTGGGTGGTGTGGCCACAGGTAGCATGAAGGCCAGAGAGGCGGCAATGGTGCAGGGCATCATCACGTAGAGTGGGTGGAGCTTAATATTTTGGGCCTAAAagagcacaaaacacaacacagttaGATTCATGGAGAACATATGTGCGCACACATCTGTCGACATATGAGATCCATTTACCATTGAGGCCAATATGGGCAGGAACAGTGTGGTGGTGGCTGTGTTACTGGAGCACTCGGTGAATGTGGCAATAAGTAGGGAAAGCACCAATGAGATAGCAAAGGGGGGAATATTCTGAAGAGGTGACAGGTTTTCTCCCAACCACTTGGATAGATTTGATACCTGTAAAGGTAGCaggaaaaatacacaaacaaatgtTTAGTATTTGAGAAAAGCTACCACAATGGCTCAGAGGATGTCTGCTATGGGTCTACCAATTTGGCCTTGATTGAAATCTCTCCTCTACTAGATGGAATTGTCATTAATTTTGGTGCAAATGTTAAGCATATTAACAAAACCTCCAAAACTCAATCACCAGAAACAAACAAGAGAccagtgtttattttctgatTCAAGTATTTAAATATCCAGTAATCACCAAGACTAGCATTTAACTGCCAAAATCCTCTTTAGATATTCTGTAAGGGAGAATGAAATATTAAAAGGTGAAGACATGGGGTCCAAGGGTGTTTACCTCACTGCCAGCAGCAAGAGCAAAACCTCCTCCCAGCAGCAGCACTACATTCCAGGGCATTCGTTCATGAACCACCTTCCAGGTCAGCAGAGCCGGTGGAGCCTTTATATTCTTACCTGTGGGATACAGATGAAGTTTAAACATTAAAGAGTAATTAGTTTGAAAGTGCAGGATCAAGCCTGCCAAGCAATCTTCACCCAGTGCTCCAGTGAGCCCAAATTGAGTTCACATGAATATTTGTAGAAGCAGTGTATTACACCGAGGTTAAAAATGAATATCTCACCTTCATCTGTGTACCCGTAATTGCCAAGCGGCAGCTGAGAGGGGACGACGAAGAAGAGCGATGACATTAGAATGGCAACCGTTCCGTCTGTCACAAACCTGAGAGACACGAGAGAACATGATTATATATGCTGCCTTTTAAAGACGATGAAGAGACAAATGTGTAACATCATATTTACTGTCAACTGTGGGGGAAAACAACGGAACTATATTTGAACTGCAtttatgttgctttttcttttgagtcttttctctttttttaaaaaaactaacaaaatgaaaaaagaaagcttaataaaaaataaagaaagaaaataagaactTTAGCTACAATTTTGTTGCTCTTGTGAACATTTCCTGCAGAAATATTACTCCAGTTCACAAGTGCCAAAATTGCGGATACTCGGGGGGCCactttagcttccttttcatgttcaactttacagcagaaataaataatgaatgctTAAAATGTTTGTCTGGTACAAAAAGAACTGTACTGGCATTCATTTTTCCTTTATAACGCACCTGTTTAAACTGAGGCTAACGTGTGAGCATCTCACCTGCATTTCTGTTGCTTTTGGATCATTTAATGTAAATCTAATAAAATACATCCCTGTTTATTCTGTGCTCCAGTTTTAGTGATTAACATTCCACCATCACAAATAATCTGTTAAGTTTGTGTGATGCAAGCATGTGTTTTATGAATACAAACTGGGGGATGATATATAAGAACTGGTCAGAGCCCATCACCCAAACCCTTTGAGCAGGATTAAAGCAGCATCCAGGTATTTATCTGTCAGCTCGTGCTTGCTACCTTGGTTAGCCATGCTGAATTGGCTCAAAGTCCACTCACTTTATAGATCTTAATGCAGAGAGATCAggtcagtttttatattttacagcaaaagggttagggttagctgCAGATTCACAAAAAAAAGCTGCACAATTGTGATGTTAAAACATAATTTGAAATTAAAACATtatataatgaaataaacatTAATGTACAACTGTTACAGTTACTATGAACATAAAGCAAGTATCATAAATATTTATCTGGCATTTCTACCAAACTTGTTTgaaaattattttgttattttatttattttttttttttcatttgtgtctCAGTAGACTTCGGTGCATTCAGCACAAAAGGTGCCAGAAGACGTGTGACTTTGCTTGTAAAATATGCAATATGTGTTGACTCATCCTGCCTCTGAGGCATTAATGCAGGACTTTATAAACCACTGGGTGATACCACAGTGGCTGCATACATTTTTAATGCGCAGGAAAGCATGTGTTGAATTGATCATTTCATGGCTGGCTGTTTGGTCTTTTTGTTGGTAATATGTGGTGCTTCACTTCATTTATATCTAAAAGTCATGCTTAAAAAAGAACTCACGCAGCATCCTTATTGAACAGGACTGTGGCCCAGCCAGGCATGAAGCCCGGCTCTCTGGTAAACCACAGAAGCACGAGCAAGATAAAGAGGACGAGCACTGCCACCTCTGCAAACTTCATGCCGCCCAGCTTCTTGTACTCCTCCTTCATCACTGCGTATGCCGCTCTGTCGTTTTCACTTTTCTCACCACAGCCAAATGTCTTCTTCAGACtgagaagagaaacaaaaagataCAGCATATCTCTGCAGATGCTAAAAAAGTCAGTTTCACTTACAGTGTAGATAAATTTAATTTGTGCTCTTTGAGCAGCTTTTCTGAGGACACTTTAAAATACCCGAGTTTGTTTGTGACTGATTATACTTACTTGAAGCCCAGGAACATAAAATGAAGCCAGAACCAGGAGAGCACCAGCATGAGCACCATGCtgggaaaacaaaaaccaaaccagcTGGCAAAGTTGATCACATCAGGATTATCAGGGAAGAGCCTTCACAGAAAGAAAGACGAAGGGATGTGAGAAGAAAATACAAGTGGTTCAATCCGCAGTGACACACCTTGAAGatcatttctgtttgtgtgttgagttgggtttttttgccttACTCGTCCATTTGGCCCTTGAGGATGAGATTAGGCGTGGTCCCCGTGAGCGTGGCCGTACCTCCAATGCTGGCAGAGTAACACACACTTAGACTCATCCCTTTGGTCAGAAGGCCATACTTTGCTTCTATGGCTCTTTCTCTGAACTCTTGCTGTGCGTCATGTTCATATTCATCTAAACACAATAAGACAGTGAGGTTATTGGAAGGGTTTTCTTCTAGAGGCCCCTGTGTGTATGTAGCATTTTTTACTTACACACAGGATCCTGTGCATCTCTTTCGTCTGTTGTCTCCGGCTTGGTTTGAGCTTCCAGCTCAAATGCGTGGTTGTCCGCAGCTTGGGCCTGGTGATCACGTTCACCTGTCTGGGTCTCTGTGTCTTTCAGCTGCTGGAGCACGGCGTGTGAGATGGGTAGCATCATGGCTGTGGTGGCTGTGTTGCTGATCCACATAGAGAGGAACGCCGAGACGATCATGAAGCCCATCATTAACCTGCGTGAGAGGGAATGGTGATGATGATAACGAGGAGGCATGAGTGAAAAATCCTCAACATCCTCACTAGTGCTCTGGGCATGGGCGTAACTTTGGCTGAACATTGGGGGGTCAAGAGCTCTgtctacataaataaaactgggtaaattcccagatgattaaacatgcaactattttgctggtaataactgaaatgagtaaagaaaatcaacagtctatttatgcaagataattcataattttattgggggggttatattggctgggtcggatttttttttttttttttttagggggggggtcataacccccaaCCCCTGGGAATTACACCCTGTTCtggttttttaaatgttgctaTACTGGGCAGCTCCATGAACTGCTGGAGCAGTATGAGATACCACCCTGTCAAAATTCAAGCACCATGCAAGTAAAGACATAGCGTATATAACATACTATGTGTAGCGATAGATGTTTCTGAACAAAAACAGAGAGCAATTATTTGTTGCCGTCTTTATTGACGTTGACTGTTTATTAACTTTATTAAATTTAGTCTTTTATTCCTTTTCCTTGAGAGGCCACAGTACTTGGCAAAAGATTAAATTAGATGGCATTAGTGTTTGTGCTTATTTGTCATCCTTATTAAACTCACAGGTAAAGTTTCTCAAATGAAACATCAAATGAACATTTTCTGCCATTTCTGTTTAGTTCAAACAAAACAACGGTGATGCAAAGTATCTATTCTAAAGACTTGTAGACTTGTATGTCAAGACTCTCTTACAGCGATGGACGAACACCGACCAGCAGCAAAACACGGAGAGCGATTCGTTTATGGAGGTTCCAGTGTTCGACCGCGATGGCCACCAGCAGACCTCCGATGAACAGCATGTTCGAGTCTTTCAGATACTCAATACTGACCTGAAACAGATCACACAGTCACTAACATCAGCACAGGGATCAAAGGTAACCTGGACCTTCATGTATCATCAAATACACTTTATGAGCAATAAATGCAAAACACCGGGATCAGCAGAATTACCATGCCAGTAGAAGTACGACCTAAAAGAAGTGACTGGGGGTCACATCACACTTTCAATAACTGTTGTCCTAAATAATTAACTTATATTTTCCACACTAAACTAACTGAAGAATTTCTTCCCTTCACACTCCTATTGGCTTTCTCATGCAACACAGTGTTGTATCAACACTTTCTCATTCAAGTTCCTTTTAAATGGCCTTTCTGCTCTCAGtgcaattagaaaaaaatatcctaaattatatttaaaatctatgattttcattttatattcATAAGCAGCAGCAGTATTTTCTTACGTGTGTCAATAACTCACAGATTTTATAtacaatcattttaaaaataaagtcagtTTTATGTATAAGATACAATATAATAAGATAATAAAATAGATAATAAAAAGTTATGTGGTCCTGAGCTGGttctaaaataatttaaatagaaactcagaagaacaacaacacacaacattttacactgtgtcattattaattaatgaaatCTAAAAACAGAAGCAGT
This window harbors:
- the slc13a2 gene encoding solute carrier family 13 member 2, whose translation is MNNWKTVLRFLWYHRNYIIIIVTPLVFLPLPLVYPSSEARCGYAIILMALYWCTECMPLAVTALLPVILFPMMGIMKGGDVSIEYLKDSNMLFIGGLLVAIAVEHWNLHKRIALRVLLLVGVRPSLLMMGFMIVSAFLSMWISNTATTAMMLPISHAVLQQLKDTETQTGERDHQAQAADNHAFELEAQTKPETTDERDAQDPVYEYEHDAQQEFRERAIEAKYGLLTKGMSLSVCYSASIGGTATLTGTTPNLILKGQMDELFPDNPDVINFASWFGFCFPSMVLMLVLSWFWLHFMFLGFNLKKTFGCGEKSENDRAAYAVMKEEYKKLGGMKFAEVAVLVLFILLVLLWFTREPGFMPGWATVLFNKDAAFVTDGTVAILMSSLFFVVPSQLPLGNYGYTDEGKNIKAPPALLTWKVVHERMPWNVVLLLGGGFALAAGSEVSNLSKWLGENLSPLQNIPPFAISLVLSLLIATFTECSSNTATTTLFLPILASMAQNIKLHPLYVMMPCTIAASLAFMLPVATPPNAIAFSFGHLKVLDMVKAGFMLNIIGILCINLGINTWGKVMFNLDTFPDWANTTASKP